ATTGTAGTTTTACAGGCAATGAAGCACTGGAACTATTTCCTCTGATTTAACACGCCGCAATAAATTGTAAGGTTAATTTCCCATATGTTCCATAAAACCATTAAAAGGCATTGAAATGTACTGCGGTAAAGTGCTTAGATGTGGAATACAGAGAAAATGATCAAATCATTGTTAGGATATCAAATCAATATGTCTTTGGTTGAGCCCACACTGGATCATTTACTGGACTATATTTCTGTGACGAGGATAAACTTCAGCTTCTAATATTGTTTGTTTTCAGGCGGCTAGCACCCGGGCAGGCAAAGCCTTCATGGCCTGCCCCGACAGTGATGAGACAGAAACCTCCAAATCAGTGGAAATGCTGAACAAGCAGATGATTGACTGGGCTATGACAGGATTTCAACCCACTGGACCCAAGGCTTTAGAGCCCCCAGAAGGTGAGAGGAAGTCAATCTCTTTTACATTTCACAGATAAAAGCTGTTAATGGATTTCTTCAAGTACACATTTCTTAAATTAGGGGTGTAATTGCATTATTCATGTTCTTGCTtgtcattttaattgtttgacaTGCTGTGCCCCCCAGAGGAGCGTAACCCATATAAGGAAGTCTACCCTGAGATGTGGGTGGAGCCTGAAGCTGCAGCCTATACTCCTCCTCCAGCCAAAAAGCCTCGCAAAAGCACAACAGAGAAATTCAAGGTCAAGGACATCATTGATGAGAGGACACGAGGTAAGGTGCCTCATTTATTGGGTTAAATAGGAGTCATGAACTCTGTATTCATCCCCATGGGACAGACTCAGCATTAGAGTAAGTGGTCTCAGAAGTAGTGTGTGGACAAGAGGTCCATTAGGGAGGCAGGTTTCACATGGAAGTGAGTGATGTGACGATACACAAAGGCTCAAGCCGTACTACATTTCCAAACAACTTTTATAAATAGCATCACCGGCTCGGGCTCTTAATTCTGAGTCAGATCTATGAGCATCTCATTACGTATTTACTACTCATTACTAGTCCAGGAGCATTCAATGCACCATGTACATATACTGctattaggcgcgttcacaccaagtacttttccaacaaaggttcctgagaactctttagttctcaggaactaagtacagatcgcgttcacaccggaaattaGTTCCTGGTgaaggattaggcaaattaagccgcggacgtcacttcttcatcttctgccttgggtttactggcaggccacaaaacaacttcacggcgtatactgccgcccaaagtccccggccggaagtccccggagttggggactggcttcagtagaagctgctgggactcccagcagcttctactgaagccttccgagtaaacggccagaacaccgacacctcctcatctccacagctcccatgttttattttgtgttgtcaTAAGTTAgtttctctgcgtttctgcgctgggctaatgctaataatgcaatgcgaggataataaaatggcgccTTCACAAAAGTTCTTGGGAGTttgacggggcgtggtttgcattccgcccagccaatcagacacaggaagctttttctcccacgaaagtccctgctctctagcagggacggaaaagggggtaaaaaaggtTCTCTAGAATTAATTTAGTTCCTGGGacattttggtgtgaacgcaactaaATCGTAGTTCTcaggaacctttgtgggaaaagtacttggtgtgaacgcgcctattgctAAAGATAATAATGCATCATGAGTCCTTCATAAAAACAAGTAGCCAGAATGGATTTACTGCCAAACTGGACCTAAAATGTATCCTGTTTTCTTCTTATGATGAAAGTATCTCCCCTTAGAATTTGGTATACCACAGGGGTCAGTTTTAGGGTTTCTGTGGCTCCTAACTTACATGAATCATCTTTTCCAGAGAGGCCTGCAATTCAGTTCTTCTTTAAAAGCTTTTTTAAAAATGGGCCAATAAATTAACTTCTAGCATTTCTTCTACATAGTCAGAAttactgtatatatatcatAAGAAAACTATAGTTCTGCATTTACACAGATGGTTGCTGGATATTATTCATTGTCATGTTGTTTTTTCCTTCTTCTGATCTATGATTATAAATAACTACAACAACTTCACTCTGTAGGTTAAAAGGAGATACTGCTGACCTCGCACATTTATGTTGAGGGTTAATCCTAAATAACTCATGGAGGCGTCTCATGTTTTGTATTTCCAGAGCGGCTGGTTCAAGAAGTGAGACAAAAGTGCCGCAGCATAGAGGGTAAGTGATGTGTCCGCTGAGCTCTCTGGCTTGAAGCAGCCTCTCAGAGTTAACACCTACATGCCTTAAACTTGCCCTTGTCGTTGCCTAGCAAAGCAGAAATGTATGCATCAAcattaataaaacaataaaagagtCAACGTGTAGAAACCATATTTCCATGATTTTCTGCTCTCTTGTGAGTCCTCTCCAAACATAGATACCTGCTAAGCTCATTAGATCTTCGCCTCACAGCTGTTCAAATAATTGTAATGAAGTGTGAAGTTTGGAGCATCGCAGCAGCGAGTTCACACATCTTTGACCGCCCCCCTTTTAAAATACTGACATGCTGCACTTCTTTCTGCAGACATTTGTATCTCCTGTGGGAGTCTGAATATTAGCCGGGAGCACCCGCTGTTTGCTGGAGGAATGTGCCAGAGCTGTAAGGTAAGCTGACATAGAGGTCATTCAAAGTCGGGGACTCAACATCAACTActgtgtcaaaaaacaagccatAGCTCCATGTGTCAAGTAGCACCCATGACATGTTGCATCTTAAAACATGTCAATCTGCTCTTATCTGTTTCTACTTGTGACAGAACCACTTCCTAGAATGTGCATATCAATATGACGACGATGGCTATCAGTCATACTGCACGATCTGCTGCGGAGGAAGAGAGGTGCTCATGTGCGGAAACAACAACTGCTGTCGGTGAGATGACTTCTGAGTTTTACTGTCTGGTGAAGGTGGTGGTAAAAAAGCCACAATGTCTTTATAAACAATTAAATGTAAATCATGCCAGCAACTTTTGCAGGAAGAAGAGATATGTATGGTTTTATGGTATCTAAGAAAAGTATACAAATGTCAGGTTGTCAACTGAATTTACAGAAAATCAGCCAAAAGAAAGCGCGTGACTGATGCAAGCTTTCATCCACTagtgcttcttcttctttcgtataacgttatatgtccaactcggtgtcgtgtagccatgcccgcatctctggtcctaggtcgaagaggctggcttccgagggtggtctatataaggggcagatggtgattatatggacagcggtctgctcagggtcaccgcactcgcatgccgcactgtccgccaagccccacgtcttcatcgtggttttaaagcgaccgaccccagttcgtagacggtttagagtggtccactgccggcgcggtaggtcgtctcctccaatggtgccatctcctgggtcccagatgtaacggtggattcgggagggcccggctgacacccactcctgcttccaagctgctgccaaccatgcatctctggacatgtcctcagaggtggagttgagcATCTCTTGAGCTGCTATGTTGTAGGGGTGGCGGGACTTGAGTCTGTTTGGAGGTGCTGGAGTTATTGTGGTGTGGTGCAGGATGTGCCAGTCATACTTTTGTGCCTTCCTGGCCAGGGCGAGGGTGGCAGCCTCCCGTCGGAGGCCTCCGACTAGGGAGGCCTCCGACTAGTGCaatgcacatttttgaaaagtaTATGGATTGAGATTAAATATGGTGGAAATTACCGAGTCAGATGCCAACAAACTGGTGAAGAAGAAGCTGCTTCAAGATGACGTAACTAGAAGGAACAGTCTTTCCACTTATGCacatgtatttttataaatgtgCAGAAGTGGAAAGACTAAAAATAGGTGCATGGACATTTTGTGGATTGAAATGAAAGGACTGGCAGAAACATCATTTCACAGTTACAGGAGCAGACACTATTTCATGACAACTTGGTAGAACGAAATACAAAAATAGACACCCTTCCACCACGTACCATAAAAGTCAAGCCAGTATTTATCCGCAATCATGCTGACAAACAGACCGAACAACAAACAAAACCGCATTAGTGGCACATACAGAAGAGAGACCCAGTCCCCCATGAAATGAAAAGAGAATCTGTCACAGCCGTTTCTCAGCTATGCTTCATGCAGACCCGTTATAAAGTCCAAATCTCCATCCGATCTGTCATATCGGATATAGCTGAAAAATATCCACCATCACAACCGAAAAGGCACGTTTTCATACAGTATGCTTGGATCGTAAGATCTGTCCCACAATGAACACAAATCACGAGTTACTGAATGAAACCAGATCTTTGACCCACACTGAACTGACCAATGGATACTGCCACATAAACCTTTGGAAAATACTGATGTTTAGAGTCTTCTTGGAGTATAATATTATCTCTTGTACTAACCAACCCCCTCGACATGTGTTCAGGTGTTTCTGTGTGGAGTGTGTTGACCTCCTCGTGGGTCAGGGCGCGGCACACTTGGCCATCAACGAGGACCCGTGGAACTGCTTCATGTGTAGTCCGAAGAACGCGTTCGGTCTGCTCGGGCGTCGCAGTGACTGGCCCAGCCGTCTCCAGCACTTCTTTGCAAATAATCACGACCAAGATTTTGTGAGTTATAGACCTTCAGGATATAAATCCCACTAACCAAGGAGCCGCATTTTCCTCTGCGTCTCACtgcctccccctctctctccctgtgATATATTTCAGGAAGCACCAAAGGATTACCCCCCAGTCATGGTGGAAAAGAGGAAGCCTATTCGGGTCCTTTCGCTATTTGACGGCATAGCAACAGGTTAGACAAAAAGTGGATCGCCTTTCTTTATAACATTTTCTGTTTGTATCAATTAAAAACAAATGCCCAGCTTCCTtattaaatgcaacattttcaCAATCATTTTTGTAATTAATCAATTGATTTCAATATGTGATATAAACTCGTATTGGTAGACGTGGAAAGAattgtcttttattatcttgCAAGACCTACTCTTGCCATCTGTCCACATCTGGCATTTTTGGGTATGCTGCATCTGGGGCAAGACATTTTAGGCAAACTGATTTGGGTCAAGGGGAGCTGGTCTCTTTAAGTGTTTTAAAAATAGCTGAAAGAAGTTGGAGGAAGGTTATTAACATTTTAGAATGAGATATATGTGCTCTACAATATGAGGACATGAGTATTATATTTGATGTTATTCCCACGATGTGATCTAAAATTGACCTGTCTACAATTTGATTAGTTGTACCTCTGCAAGGAGATGTTTAATTGCAATAAAGCTTAAATAAATATGGAAAAATGAAGTTTCACATAAACTTTTATTTACACTATCCCAGACACCTCATCCTTTTTTAACTCAGCTACATACAGCTCCAAGCCTACACATCAGTTTCTGCTTTTCATTGTGCACTATAATTAGTTTTGTCCTCAGATTTACTATGTtctgtctgacctttgaccccgtCTTGTGCAGGGCTTTTGGTTCTGAAAGACCTTGGCATCGAAGTGGATCGTTATATAGCCTCTGAAGTGTGCGAGGACTCCATCACTGTGGGTATCGTCCGGCATCAGGGTCGCATCATGTACGTTGGCGATGTGAGAACCGTCACACGCAAACATGTGAGTTTCATTTTTTTGGTTAGGGTCTTGTGAAGTTTGCATGTTTTGGGTAGTTGGCAAAATAACTCTTCAAATCCCACAATTACGACTTGTTTAACAATGTGGGATTTGAAGAGTAAACATGCACAGGTATGTCTGTGGCTTAAACGCTGTAAATGAGCAACTATTGAACAACTGAGTAAATACAGGGACAACGCACCGAGCTATGACTACAGATTGTTTTGTTAGGCAATCCAAGAATTGCAAATCATTTCATGTTCCTGTAccaacacagaaacacagattCATCAataagagaaaaaaaggaaagaaaaagatGAAGAAAACTATATTTGGATGAAAGGGCAACACAGACTGTAAACTCAAATGAGATAGAGATGATGATATTAGTGGTCACTACTCCAGTTTTAAATATGAAACATATTTAAACCAATCATAATGAGAACTATAGGCAGCTACTGAATCAGAGCAGAAAAGCTAAATGTTTAGTGCTGGAGCATACCTTTATCTATACTGCCTCAGTCTTTATCTCTGTGTTTCTGactttgtttcttttctttaaaCAGATACACGAGTGGGGGCCTTTTGACCTAGTTATTGGTGGAAGCCCATGCAATGACCTCTCTATAGTCAACCCTGCACGGAAAGGTCTTTTTGGCAAGTTTACTGTTCACTTTAATACATTTCTTTGTAATGTTGTTTTAGATTCCGATCATGTCAAATACCAACAAGTTGATCATCTAAATACACAGATCATCGAAATATAAGTATGTGCCCTTTACTGTATATTCAACCCTGTTCAATGCCTCTCTTTGTCCCACAGAGGGCACCGGCCGCCTCTTCTTTGAGTTTTACAGGCTGCTCCACGAGGCTCGGCCAAAGGAGGGGGAAACCCGCCCTTTCTTCTGGCTCTTTGAAAACGTGGTTGCCATGGGCGTCAGCGATAAGAGGGACATATCTCGCTTTTTAGAGGTCAGCTGAACTTGTTGCTGAAgatgtattattatatatacagtGTGATGTGATGCCAGTGACATAACGATTGATGGCTTATGAATGCCCCCTTGTGGCACTCATTTATTATCTCTAGACACAGATCATGAGAAGGAAGCACTGACACTCTTGATGTAATCTTAATGTGCTATGTTTGATGTACTCTTAGACGCTGTCTTTTGCTCTCCATTTTGCATTTGCAGTTCAGACATTTTGGAGAACTTCACCTGACCCTATATCGATTTTagtacatttaaaatacaagcATTTTATCCCCATAAACTAGATAAACTAAATATGAAATGGTAACTCTCTTACCTTGAGTCCTGATGTCTTTTCTCCTATGCTTTACTTGGATTTCAGTGCAACCCGGTGATGATTGATGCCAAGGAAGTGTCCGCTGCCCACCGCGCTCGATACTTCTGGGGTAACCTTCCTGGCATGAACAGGTTGGTGTGCGAATGGTGAGGGAGGCAGCAGTCTGAGACGTACACAATGGAAAAGGAAACCCTTGGAATAAAGAACTTTGTTGACAGAGTTGCTTTGTGACATAGGCCAAGCTTTTAACAAATCCCCCTAAGAAATGAATTCTTCAGACTGAAGGATCAGCACATGtaactgaccaatcagcagaccATCCGCATATTGAAACTAGCCATCGTCAATTTAATTCAGCAGTTAGGGTTAGGTGTATTCTGGCATATAATCAGATGGGTCACACATTTATTTGCTGATTTATAATATGAATTACTCTCTccacaaaatacatttattaataCACACCAAAATATTTACGATTGAATACAATTAGACAAAACTATTTTAGTTTCAAATGCATTTATTAAAATCCCCAAATATAAAAGTATTTGCAACTTTCATCAGCTAATATAGCAGCACATAGCACAAAGAACCACTATGGAAAACATTTGGAAAAATGTTTTAACTATTCTTTGTGCAGTAAAGTACAAACTTACACATCAGACTACAGGACTTAGCAATCTTTGGATTTTGTTGTAGTGCCAAACGCAGGAATCTGCAAGTTGAATGCTTAAGTGAAGTGAATGCATTACCTTCTCCTGGTCAGGGTGCTGGCTCCAGCTCTAACTGCTCTTCTCTCGGCTCTGATCACTTCAAGAGATGCAGCAGTGGACCAAACAGCTCCATAACCAAAGACTGCACATTGCCATTCCCTCGGCCTCAGATTGAATTACCTGTCTAACATAATTTACATTAACTTCAttccagtggtggaatgtaacCAAAAACCATTTACTATGCACTGTACGCAGGCACAAATGCGAGGTACTCAATTTCAGTTTTCCATTAAATgcaactttatacttctactccactacatatcAGTTGTACTTTCAACTACATTCGACAGCTTTTGTAACTTTTCagataacaatttttttttttttttttttaaatcccctTCCTGTTAAGGGAAAACTGTTTGGTTGAAGTTGATTTTGAAGGTTTGTGATTAACTGAATGATGAAGTGTTCCTTTATAGGATGagaaaatgttcctacttcttatgctaaataaacaatttgaaaatcCCTCTATAATGATCCACAATAATGAAAACAGGGCTGTTTTTCTTAGCTTCTTAGCTAAAACTACCCAACAGTATAAAAGGAGTAGCTAGCACAGCCTGAAAACATAGACAGCAGTATTTAATCACAAGACATCGTTTATAATAGTTAGTTATAGACTTGAAGTAGGCTACATCTTGCTGATTAGTACCATTAAGTTCTGGATACTTCCCACACCACTGCttcattaaaggtcccatgtcgtgcttttctggttatttccCGTCCccatgtgtgttatgtagctttttatccatgtaaacggtctgcaaagtcacaaaccctcaaagtacagaAAAGTAAAACtctggtggactcatcagaacagagtgggagggggggcaggagctccaacaagccgtttaggacagagagtgaatacacatactatactgagatgctgtatgagaaaccaatgtgattttggaacattgttCAATGTACCAAATCCAAAAGtttctgatcataattccattgttgaggtctactagactAGTAGACCTCAATAATGGAATTAtgttcagtagaaatggccatgtcatgggacctttaatgcaAGGTGTAACTTAGCTAAGCAGGAAGTTCACTAGCATGAAAATACTTgctagctagctatgtagctagctaaACGACATATTAAGAAAACATTTATAATTCAACAACATTTAATCACTTAcgaaaagttaaacatgttatTTGTTTAACTTACACTTTGAAGGCCGTTACATCTATGGTTACCAGACGCCATGTTTAGGTTGACATCCGGGCAGGTGTTGAACCGTTGATGTTAATTAGACTGCGCCGATATTACGCTACGTAACTCTCTAATCTAAGCATACGTGATTGGCTGAAAcggaaggagacatctgattggctacagatatctgttacatttttctaaaataaatattttttaaacGCTTAAGTAGCCTACATTTTAGGAATCAAATTGCAGTTACAGGATGGCATTCAAACCATAAACAAAAAATATCATTTATAGTTGACAGATTTGTTAAAGGAAGTACAAAGTTATATAGTAAGACTTCATGTAAAGTGTGGCCCCTCTTCTTTCTCTTTCAGGCCTTTGAGTGCCATGTTCAATGACAGGGTGGACCTTCAGGACTGTTTAGAGCACGGCAGAACAGCTAAGGTAATTGAGTAATACTTTGACAGAACAAATACACCACAACAGAAGTAAGCACTTTGCGCACAGGCGGCTCCCAGTGGCAGCAAGAGGTAACAGTTTGATAATCCATCAGTAAGTGATCCACAGAATCCACCCCTTTTAATAAACAACTGCTTCTCCTTTTTTTAATTAagctatatatttatatttgttgtCTTCATTATATAGGTAAAAATGTTCGGCATACTTTTAatagtattttaaaaatatttttctcttattgttatttttttcatttatttctttatttattcagaGTCTGATTCTGATAATATTTGCTTCCTTTTGTCAGTTTGGCAAAGTGAGGACCATCACCACCAGGTCTAACTCCATCAAGCAGGGCAAGGACCAGCACTTCCCCGTCTACATGAACGAAAAGGAAGACATACTCTGGTGCACTGAGATGGAAAGGTATGTAACAGAAAGACTGTTCTTTAAACTAACATTCACAGATCTTTATTGATCAAAATATCAACATTATTTCCCTCCGTCTTCcccttttctttctctctgttgttttgtgtctggCTGGTTTCCTCTCAGGATCTTTGGTTTCCCAGTCCACTATACGGACGTGTCAAACATGAGCCGTCTGGCAAGGCAGAGGCTGCTGGGTCGATCCTGGAGCGTCCCGGTTATCCGCCACCTGTTTGCACCACTCAAAGATTACTTTGCCTGCGTTTGAGCGGCAAGAAAAAACTTGCTCGGAAACATTTAGGACCCACAGCTGTATGTTGTGACTATAAATAAGAGCCTTGATCCTCAAATTATACTCTTGTATAATTTGCAAGCAAAACAATGACGTAGACTTCACATTATTTCTCGTATTTGAATTGTAATTCTTATTCTATTTAATTTTGATATGTCATTTTACCTTTTAGCAGTGTTATCAAGTATTTTTGATTTGTTTGTGCAAGCTATACTTGAGACTTTGCTTTCTTCTCAAGACACTGAGACAGAAAAGTGCTAAACATGGGTTTTTAAAAGAGACGGCGATGTGATGGGAAAGACCCGAAAGATAGGAAATGGTTTGGAGATATGTGAAATGTTTCTGCTGTGTCAGTGTACTGTATGTGCGGCCATGCTTCCAGCTACTGAGCCTCACAAAGATGTGAAGAGAAAGGCGATTGTTCTTCAGTGTCAGGATAGCTGTGTCTCTAAGAATCCAAAACACCAGATCACATATACCTCTTTGTTTACAGTTTATATTTACAACTGAAGGTAATAAAGGTACTACTGTTATATGGTTACAATACCATGGTGCTCAAAGAAGATGGGAAACATCATAGCTCATGTGGCAAAACAACTTTAGACAATACGGAGATCTTTAACCTGTTGCTGGAAAAATCTGTTGTGGGTCGTTTGATTCACTTTATAGGCAAGTGACAGACAGTAGACTGCAGTTAGAGTACATGCTCTTCTCTGCATTTTACAGATTTGATATACAGTTTTTACTGGTGCTTATTTAATCTCTCAGCCAAGTAACACTTAGGCTCACTGcctggatctgcacaaacagagAGTGAAGCTAGCCACATGGGCGATGATGTTTTCTGTCATAAAATAACTTAAGATCAACGTCTGTGAAACTAATTTTTTTATAGTTTCATCCTGACCAATGACATTACTGTACAACCGTTAGTGAGCGTGGTTGCTGGAGGGCGGGGGTGTGACCGGGCCGGGTAACTCTCCCTAACTTCCACCTCTCTAAACTGAAAAACTGTCAGGTACAAAAACCTCAACAATATGGTGCGGCTTCACAAAGTTCTTCTACCTTTTTATAGCAATTCTGTGCTGTTTTATCAACATTATAAAGCACTTTTATAtgtattctttcttttttttcttgatATTTTAAAAAGACATTTGGTTTCTTGTGAATTTTGTTTTATGATGTGAATTGATCTACCCTCGTGTGATACTTTTTGTATACAGTAGGGCTGTGCCAATAGAAGTGAAAGAATAGATTTTGATATGTGAAACCCATGTCACTTGACTCAGTGTACAGTAGATGGATTGACATGTGTCACCCCAAACCCCCTTTTCCTTTTCTCCATCATCCATATTGTTCCCTGTTTTAACGCAGCGATACAGGATGTTAGTACCCATATTCAAAGAATGTCTATTTCTATTAAGATTGTAAAATGTTAGACAGAGTTAGGGAACTATGTCATGCGCATTGTATAATATGTTGTCTCTTGTGAAGGACAGTTGGGCCTTTGTTATTTCCCTGATAAATCGTAGTCGTCATGTTGACAAATGTAATTGCTGATCCAAAATTTGGATTATATTCACAAACGTAATTCTCTTGATTGTATCCTCTCAGATAAATATGGAGGATTTAGGCTTCAGTTTGTCAAAACGAAAAACTGACACAGTGTTTGACGAAGATGTCGGCACTCAAAGAGTATAGAGGGTAATACAAACAGATATTATCGCTTATCTATATCATATTTAAGATTCTAAATTTGAAATTGTATTTCTTAATGTAATTAATTTCTTAAGTGACCTTATTGCCATCATGTTTGTCCATGCACACCGGGCTCAATATGAGCTCTTGTGCTTTGTGATATTTTAACCAGATGTTATACCCACTCCTCCTATAATACTTCCCCCTCATTTGTACATTTTGTACATAGAGTTTTCCGGTGGCTGTTTTCAATTTGTTTTTAGCTTTCGTTTTTATTACATATGAGATGTACAAATATAATTCTTTGCTAATATATATCATCAAATTAGGAAAAATCTAGGTTAAAATTTTTAAAATCAAGTGACACATTTGATTCAAAACTTGCTTTGAGCATTAGATGTAGGGAGACTCCAAGTCGTCTTTATCGTACTGATTTGTTTGTGTCAAGTGAATCCAgatttcatgtcatgtgatcTTAATAGTGGCCTGAGGACAGCTTTAAGACGAACGCGCTCAACTTCACTGCACAGCCCTACATGGTGTTGTTTTTCTGCTTCTGTTTGTAATACTTTAAAAATAGGGATTGTCTGTGTTTCTAATGGTGCTAAACATTTTATCCAAACAAGAAAAATATATTTGGTTGGAAGAGTCTTGACAATAACTGTTTTTAAGTTCCTTGTAGTAACAGAAAATAACTATTATTTCACTcatataaatatattaacaaAGGCATTTTAACTTTGTACTTGAAAAAATAAGGATAACAAATAATGAAAGGTTTCCTATATTGTTTTAGACTAGAGATTGCTGTAGTTGGTGCTTATCTGTGGGAAAATCAtgtgagaaaaaaaatctggtAACTTTTACTGTAGCATAATAATGTATGCTTAATACTCATTGCTTCTTCTTAATCCTACATTCCACACCGTAATATTCTCCATGTCTGTTTTCAAAATGTTGTTTTGAATTGATGtttttttggtttgttttttaaatcagaAACAACATCTGAGTTTTACTGTTCAAGGCAGGTCAATACTTCTATATTCGGTGATACTGTTGATGCTCTGTGACTTTCTTTCCGTCATAACTGTTAATGGCCTATACGCTTTTCCTCAAGACCAGTTCGTACAGCAAATGTAGCAGTCATTCTCCACCC
The sequence above is drawn from the Pseudochaenichthys georgianus chromosome 22, fPseGeo1.2, whole genome shotgun sequence genome and encodes:
- the LOC117467874 gene encoding DNA (cytosine-5)-methyltransferase 3A-like isoform X4; translated protein: MPSNTVTNNNNNNAAFKDSDYADSPGNRMGESTILDMDLVTEEKSAKSSASCKVVKPARKRKQFPVESCGLLKGSMGMGNSYSGVGRPSMAQVHNGELGRHRDRTSDACFPKQEKREVENGIPRDPASCQAEDSFQSLSPSSENGFLHGREEQDSDKEKDDSPTTPCKKRGRRKLERPTKYVEHKEEDRRAAVKTEAEKKSKLMSAMNTMKDHEESETETQKEEEVSIIKHPAPSKQQQPQSHTQPQYQQQSQPALPQQQHQPPPPQQQQQQQPTDPASPTVATTPEPVAIEGGDKTSPKPADTEPEYEDGRGFGIGELVWGKLRGFSWWPGRVVSWWMTGRSRAAEGTRWVMWFGDGKFSVVCVEKLMHLSSFSNAFHQPTYNKQPMYKKAIYEVLQAASTRAGKAFMACPDSDETETSKSVEMLNKQMIDWAMTGFQPTGPKALEPPEEERNPYKEVYPEMWVEPEAAAYTPPPAKKPRKSTTEKFKVKDIIDERTRERLVQEVRQKCRSIEDICISCGSLNISREHPLFAGGMCQSCKNHFLECAYQYDDDGYQSYCTICCGGREVLMCGNNNCCRCFCVECVDLLVGQGAAHLAINEDPWNCFMCSPKNAFGLLGRRSDWPSRLQHFFANNHDQDFEAPKDYPPVMVEKRKPIRVLSLFDGIATGLLVLKDLGIEVDRYIASEVCEDSITVGIVRHQGRIMYVGDVRTVTRKHIHEWGPFDLVIGGSPCNDLSIVNPARKGLFEGTGRLFFEFYRLLHEARPKEGETRPFFWLFENVVAMGVSDKRDISRFLECNPVMIDAKEVSAAHRARYFWGNLPGMNRLVCEWPLSAMFNDRVDLQDCLEHGRTAKFGKVRTITTRSNSIKQGKDQHFPVYMNEKEDILWCTEMERIFGFPVHYTDVSNMSRLARQRLLGRSWSVPVIRHLFAPLKDYFACV
- the LOC117467874 gene encoding DNA (cytosine-5)-methyltransferase 3A-like isoform X2; translated protein: MPSNTVTNNNNNNAAFKDSDYADSPGNRMGESTILDMDLVTEEKSAKSSASCKVVKPARKRKQFPVESCGLLKGSMGMGNSYSGVGRPSMAQVHNGELGRHRDRTSDACFPKQEKREVENGIPRDPASCQAEDSFQSLSPSSENGFLHGREEQDSDKEKDDSPTTPCKKRGRRKLERPTKYVEHKEEDRRAAVKTEAGRGKRGVGWEISLRQRPMPRITFQAGDPYYINKRTREEWLAKWKTEAEKKSKLMSAMNTMKDHEESETETQKEEEVSIIKHPAPSKQQQPQSHTQPQYQQQSQPALPQQQHQPPPPQQQQQQQPTDPASPTVATTPEPVAIEGGDKTSPKPADTEPEYEDGRGFGIGELVWGKLRGFSWWPGRVVSWWMTGRSRAAEGTRWVMWFGDGKFSVVCVEKLMHLSSFSNAFHQPTYNKQPMYKKAIYEVLQAASTRAGKAFMACPDSDETETSKSVEMLNKQMIDWAMTGFQPTGPKALEPPEEERNPYKEVYPEMWVEPEAAAYTPPPAKKPRKSTTEKFKVKDIIDERTRERLVQEVRQKCRSIEDICISCGSLNISREHPLFAGGMCQSCKNHFLECAYQYDDDGYQSYCTICCGGREVLMCGNNNCCRCFCVECVDLLVGQGAAHLAINEDPWNCFMCSPKNAFGLLGRRSDWPSRLQHFFANNHDQDFEAPKDYPPVMVEKRKPIRVLSLFDGIATGLLVLKDLGIEVDRYIASEVCEDSITVGIVRHQGRIMYVGDVRTVTRKHIHEWGPFDLVIGGSPCNDLSIVNPARKGLFEGTGRLFFEFYRLLHEARPKEGETRPFFWLFENVVAMGVSDKRDISRFLECNPVMIDAKEVSAAHRARYFWGNLPGMNRPLSAMFNDRVDLQDCLEHGRTAKFGKVRTITTRSNSIKQGKDQHFPVYMNEKEDILWCTEMERIFGFPVHYTDVSNMSRLARQRLLGRSWSVPVIRHLFAPLKDYFACV